The Legionella lytica genome has a segment encoding these proteins:
- a CDS encoding TraB/GumN family protein: MSQSKFSRDGFFNRSVKQQNKLKLLDKSIKTVIKNGSVEGFPPGIVINEYHSHKFPKEFLIANFQYFKSLGIETLFFEFGNDENQHLFDQSLDSNGTVAINSGLINGDDETKAVAAAAIQAGIRIVVLDCKKAREGSPEYFRRATKEDWNAYYERRDALFDENTRRIFLKEHNSKPYLFYSGLAHGNYHHGFPSFFPGSKLTLLLSDDGFDFQVNGIKQHLYVDTLIFSQDLGKNYCLFNKSHNNQKTRYLIDAIDQGYLDADRATFLLGR, from the coding sequence ATGAGTCAATCTAAATTTTCAAGAGATGGTTTTTTTAATCGTTCTGTTAAACAACAAAACAAATTAAAACTATTAGATAAATCTATTAAAACGGTAATTAAAAATGGTTCTGTTGAAGGTTTTCCACCAGGAATTGTCATTAATGAATATCATAGCCATAAATTCCCCAAAGAATTCTTGATTGCTAATTTTCAATACTTTAAAAGTCTTGGCATAGAAACATTATTCTTTGAATTTGGCAACGATGAGAATCAACACCTATTTGATCAATCACTAGACAGTAACGGGACAGTCGCCATAAACTCCGGACTAATAAATGGAGATGATGAGACAAAAGCCGTGGCTGCAGCCGCAATCCAAGCGGGTATTAGGATAGTTGTCTTAGACTGTAAAAAAGCCAGAGAAGGAAGTCCTGAATATTTTAGGCGCGCGACAAAAGAAGACTGGAATGCATATTACGAAAGAAGGGATGCCCTCTTTGATGAAAACACTCGAAGGATATTTCTTAAGGAGCACAACTCCAAACCTTATCTCTTTTACTCAGGACTTGCACATGGTAATTACCACCACGGGTTTCCAAGCTTTTTTCCCGGCTCGAAACTTACTCTGTTGTTATCCGATGACGGGTTTGATTTTCAAGTTAATGGAATAAAGCAACACTTATATGTTGATACTCTTATATTCAGTCAAGATCTTGGCAAAAATTATTGCCTTTTTAATAAAAGTCATAATAATCAAAAAACTAGATACTTAATAGATGCGATAGATCAGGGATACCTAGATGCAGATCGAGCCACTTTTTTGCTGGGAAGATAA
- the trhA gene encoding PAQR family membrane homeostasis protein TrhA, with amino-acid sequence MAWIKLDTSQTRTEEIGNALTHGIGALLSIVAIILLALFASHQNDNVKLVSGIIFGSTLLLMYASSTVYHSLSNPKAKHLFRIVDHASIYLLIAGSYTPFVLVTLKGSLGWTMFTIIWSLAFAGVLFKLFFVHKFELLSTIIYLLMGWMALIVIKPLYQLLPSGGLAYIVEGGLCYTVGVIFFIWERLKFSHVLWHLFVLAGSSCHFLAVLLYVVLV; translated from the coding sequence ATGGCGTGGATTAAGTTAGATACATCGCAAACTCGAACTGAGGAAATCGGAAATGCATTGACTCATGGAATCGGAGCCCTATTAAGCATCGTTGCAATTATTTTATTGGCCCTATTTGCGTCACATCAAAACGATAACGTGAAATTAGTTTCCGGTATTATTTTTGGTAGTACCTTACTTTTGATGTATGCAAGCTCAACTGTTTATCACAGCCTGAGCAATCCTAAAGCCAAACATTTATTTCGTATAGTCGACCATGCCTCGATTTATTTATTGATCGCAGGAAGTTATACCCCCTTTGTATTGGTGACGCTTAAGGGCTCCTTGGGATGGACCATGTTTACGATTATTTGGTCTTTAGCTTTTGCTGGAGTGTTATTTAAGTTGTTTTTTGTTCATAAATTTGAACTGCTTTCAACTATTATTTATCTTTTAATGGGCTGGATGGCTTTAATCGTTATAAAACCTCTTTATCAATTACTACCATCAGGTGGATTAGCATATATCGTAGAAGGAGGCTTATGTTATACCGTTGGGGTCATTTTTTTTATTTGGGAACGATTGAAATTTAGCCATGTGCTTTGGCATTTATTTGTTTTGGCTGGAAGTAGTTGCCACTTTTTAGCCGTATTGCTGTACGTGGTTCTTGTCTAA
- a CDS encoding GNAT family N-acetyltransferase, with translation MSAKIFIPENDVLNGSYIQLEPIASQHREALSEAADYEQIWQYMPQKATKNLFGSWFDDCLDKMSTREQITYIVRCKISQAIVGATAYYAIQLENKSLSLGYSWYTPSYWGSKVNPEAKLLMLTQAFECWNINRVELGTDSRNSRSYHAIKKLGATEEGLLRQHMILQDKEITDTIVFSILRCEWPTIKRNLVNRIAQQEKL, from the coding sequence ATGTCTGCAAAAATATTCATACCAGAAAACGATGTCTTAAATGGTAGTTATATCCAATTAGAACCTATCGCAAGTCAACATCGAGAAGCGTTGTCTGAAGCCGCTGATTATGAGCAAATATGGCAATACATGCCGCAAAAAGCTACGAAAAACTTATTTGGTTCCTGGTTTGATGATTGTCTGGATAAAATGTCAACGAGAGAACAAATTACCTATATCGTCCGCTGCAAAATAAGCCAAGCTATTGTAGGCGCCACCGCCTATTATGCAATTCAACTAGAAAACAAAAGCCTTTCCTTAGGTTATAGTTGGTACACTCCTAGTTATTGGGGTAGCAAAGTAAATCCCGAAGCGAAGTTGTTGATGTTAACCCAGGCATTTGAATGCTGGAACATTAATCGTGTTGAATTAGGTACTGACTCGCGTAACAGCCGCTCCTATCATGCCATCAAGAAATTAGGTGCGACAGAAGAAGGCCTGTTACGACAACATATGATTCTTCAAGATAAAGAAATCACGGACACCATCGTTTTTAGCATTCTTCGTTGCGAATGGCCTACGATTAAAAGGAACTTAGTAAATCGTATAGCTCAGCAAGAAAAACTGTAA
- a CDS encoding cation:proton antiporter, with product MSETLVLAFSLILITGFLCQWLASYIKVPAILFLLLIGISVGPVFHWLNPDKQLGDLLFPFVSFSVAIILFEGSMTLSFSKVRGLGSVIRNLISWGALITFVSVATCTHLIMNISWSISYLFASLMTVTGPTVIAPMLRILRPNSNISNVLQWEGILIDPIGAILAVLVFEVLISSGLAKGIAAGFLVFIKISLMGIFLGLVGGICLGIAFKKYWIPQHLHNFAVLAIIGIIFSSANYLVSESGLLAITIMGVTLANFKKIELEHVLNFKESLSIVLVSCLFIVLSARINLYSFIELGYSALILFLLIQFLIRPLNVYISTWGSDLTMPERHVISWIAPRGIIAAAISSLFAMKLAELNYPDAEKLVPLTFFMIIATIVLQSLTAKTIATKLKVAEPEPQGFLIVGANNVAQAIAMQLKENGFYICLIDEQWDQLNEARMNDLPTLWGNPISQHIEEKINLIQIKQLLIITPYLDLNILTSKHYRSIFSEKNIFSMQTVIPQPGQNEDKFNFKNSGRVLFNSTLTYQDIDKLLAEGAKIKTTTLTDQFSFENYQEKNNINYPLFAIDPKNTIHVFSKENDFKPIKDWKIIGLQCETKNSS from the coding sequence ATGTCTGAAACTCTAGTCCTTGCATTTTCCTTAATATTGATCACTGGTTTTCTCTGTCAGTGGCTAGCATCTTACATAAAGGTACCGGCTATTTTATTTTTGCTGCTTATCGGAATCTCTGTAGGACCTGTTTTTCATTGGCTTAACCCGGATAAACAATTAGGCGACTTATTATTTCCTTTCGTCTCTTTTTCAGTGGCTATAATTTTATTTGAGGGGAGCATGACGCTCTCTTTTTCCAAAGTGAGAGGTTTAGGTAGCGTTATACGCAATTTAATTAGCTGGGGCGCTCTGATAACATTCGTATCAGTGGCGACGTGTACTCATTTAATAATGAATATTTCCTGGTCAATCTCGTATTTGTTTGCCTCATTAATGACAGTAACCGGGCCTACCGTTATTGCTCCCATGCTGAGAATATTACGACCGAACTCTAATATTTCGAACGTATTACAATGGGAAGGCATATTAATTGATCCTATAGGAGCTATTTTAGCGGTTCTGGTCTTTGAGGTACTCATTTCTAGTGGCCTTGCCAAAGGAATTGCTGCTGGTTTCCTGGTTTTTATAAAAATATCACTTATGGGTATTTTTTTGGGCTTAGTCGGAGGCATTTGTTTGGGGATTGCCTTTAAAAAATACTGGATTCCCCAGCATTTACATAATTTCGCTGTTCTTGCCATAATTGGAATTATATTCTCAAGTGCAAATTATTTGGTTTCGGAATCAGGATTGTTAGCAATAACTATAATGGGGGTTACTTTAGCGAATTTTAAAAAAATTGAGTTGGAGCATGTTTTAAATTTTAAAGAAAGTCTTAGTATTGTCTTAGTGTCTTGCTTATTTATCGTGCTCTCAGCCCGGATTAATTTATATTCATTTATAGAGTTAGGATACTCCGCATTAATTCTTTTTCTTCTAATACAATTTTTAATTCGTCCACTCAACGTTTATATTTCTACCTGGGGTTCTGATTTAACTATGCCGGAACGACATGTAATATCCTGGATAGCTCCGCGCGGCATTATCGCGGCAGCAATTTCCTCATTATTTGCTATGAAATTAGCTGAACTCAATTACCCAGATGCCGAAAAGCTCGTGCCTCTCACGTTCTTTATGATTATTGCAACTATCGTATTACAAAGCCTTACCGCGAAAACAATCGCCACTAAATTAAAAGTTGCTGAGCCTGAGCCCCAAGGATTCCTTATTGTTGGTGCTAATAATGTAGCTCAGGCAATTGCGATGCAACTTAAAGAAAATGGGTTTTATATCTGTTTGATAGATGAGCAATGGGATCAGCTTAACGAAGCTCGAATGAACGATTTACCAACCTTATGGGGAAATCCTATCTCTCAGCACATTGAGGAGAAAATAAATTTAATTCAAATCAAACAATTACTAATTATTACTCCCTATTTGGATTTAAATATACTTACCTCGAAACATTACCGCTCTATTTTCTCTGAAAAAAATATATTTTCTATGCAAACCGTCATACCGCAACCAGGCCAAAATGAAGATAAATTTAATTTTAAAAACAGCGGTAGAGTCCTTTTTAATTCCACGCTGACTTACCAAGACATAGATAAGTTATTAGCCGAGGGGGCAAAAATTAAAACAACAACGCTCACCGATCAATTTTCTTTTGAAAATTATCAGGAGAAAAATAATATAAATTATCCTTTGTTTGCAATAGACCCTAAAAACACCATTCACGTATTTTCTAAAGAAAATGATTTTAAACCCATTAAAGATTGGAAAATAATTGGATTGCAATGCGAAACTAAAAATTCAAGTTAA
- a CDS encoding phosphosulfolactate synthase: MVLHHPKPENMVELLNLQAQKIEQDRLFFLNSSTRIEEKLNYPSLRIRAQSIAARIQQHTQPGDRVLLIYQPGLDFICAFYACLYAGVIAVPVYPPAEKKLIEKLQAVIQNSEPKIILSTESIIKQITKLKYVKALQNLPFVTYLMERFQENAYELTQWDFDKFTWINTDTISTDEANDYKEPLIKPENIAFLQYTSGSTGQPKGVMVSHSNLLNNLQFINEYYSAKHDSVCVIWLPPYHDMGLIGGILYPVFTGIPVYLMSPLTFLRNPATWLQAITAFKGTVTSAPNFAYALCNKKISEETKAQLDLSSMHAFLNGAEPINAHVMDEFTRQFTNCGFKKEMFMPCYGLAENTLMVTGEQGGLTHYFNKEELRNHKLQEVSVTDPTAQAVVCCGPLSEGTIIVDPQTLTPCGDQQIGEVWLSSPSVAHGYWNQEQETNTYFKATLPHTSEKNYLRTGDLGFTMNNRLFIMGRLKDLIIINGTNHYPHDIERSVETCHPAIRQGSCAAVSIAGTHQEELAVVVEINKNCPESELDAIISAIKQIILQDHSLSVHQIALINERSLPKTTSGKIRRRLIQSQLMDKQLVTKLLWVMETPVAEEINPISNKEDTDKQQNESPIPSEFIQNLRHTIHVELSDMLNIDSVIIDDNKNFAEFGLDSLMAVELEARLQNHLKSRCHLADATVVNYPTINLLIEHIQTLLNKSGSLEESVSAPFAFITIPEHSLKPRSDGLTSLLDTGMHLMDTEQLLLMAADYIDVVKLGFGTSKLYPEPILRKKIALLKSANIHVCAGGTFFEVARRQNKIEEYFKECVRLGFNCLELSDGMAGIPLEEKINLISRAKSYGFVVLSEVGRKDVQQDSLLSLEERLLEIKEQLNAGAWKIILEARESGTTGLFNTDTSIKTEDFERIITETNPKDLLFEAPIKHQQAWLINKLGVSVNLANIAPKDVLALEALRVSLRADTIPKEAP; the protein is encoded by the coding sequence ATGGTACTGCACCACCCTAAACCTGAAAATATGGTTGAATTACTTAATTTACAAGCTCAAAAAATAGAACAAGATCGATTATTTTTTTTAAATTCTTCAACACGTATTGAAGAAAAATTGAACTACCCTTCTTTGCGTATTCGTGCACAATCAATTGCAGCAAGAATTCAACAACATACACAACCAGGAGATAGAGTTTTATTAATTTACCAGCCTGGATTAGATTTTATTTGTGCTTTTTATGCCTGCCTTTATGCTGGAGTCATTGCCGTACCCGTCTATCCACCCGCAGAAAAAAAACTCATAGAAAAACTACAAGCCGTCATACAAAACTCAGAACCGAAAATTATTTTGTCGACAGAAAGCATTATTAAACAAATCACTAAATTGAAATATGTTAAAGCATTACAAAATCTACCCTTTGTTACTTATTTGATGGAGCGTTTTCAGGAAAACGCCTACGAGTTAACACAATGGGACTTTGATAAATTCACCTGGATTAATACGGACACTATTTCAACAGATGAGGCTAATGATTATAAAGAACCTCTTATAAAACCGGAGAACATCGCCTTCTTGCAATATACTTCCGGCTCTACTGGTCAGCCCAAAGGTGTTATGGTGAGCCATAGTAACTTACTGAATAATCTACAATTTATTAACGAATACTATAGTGCAAAACACGATTCCGTTTGTGTTATTTGGCTTCCTCCCTATCATGATATGGGTTTAATTGGGGGAATACTGTATCCCGTTTTTACAGGAATACCCGTTTATCTCATGTCTCCACTGACATTTCTACGTAATCCTGCCACTTGGTTGCAAGCCATTACAGCCTTTAAGGGTACCGTAACCTCAGCACCAAACTTTGCCTATGCACTTTGTAATAAAAAGATTTCCGAAGAAACCAAAGCTCAACTTGACTTAAGCAGTATGCATGCTTTTTTAAATGGGGCCGAACCGATCAATGCTCATGTTATGGATGAATTTACCCGACAATTTACGAATTGTGGCTTCAAAAAAGAAATGTTCATGCCCTGTTATGGCCTTGCGGAAAATACATTAATGGTCACGGGAGAACAAGGAGGCTTAACTCATTATTTCAATAAAGAAGAACTGCGCAATCATAAACTGCAGGAAGTCTCTGTAACAGACCCAACAGCCCAAGCTGTTGTATGTTGTGGCCCCCTTTCAGAAGGAACAATCATTGTTGATCCACAAACCCTAACCCCATGCGGCGATCAGCAAATCGGGGAAGTGTGGCTATCAAGCCCCAGCGTAGCTCATGGATACTGGAATCAAGAACAAGAGACCAATACTTATTTTAAAGCCACCCTGCCTCATACCAGTGAAAAAAACTATTTACGTACAGGCGATTTGGGTTTTACTATGAATAATAGATTATTCATCATGGGAAGATTAAAAGATTTAATCATTATCAATGGAACCAATCACTATCCGCACGACATCGAACGCTCCGTAGAAACCTGTCATCCAGCAATACGTCAAGGTTCTTGTGCAGCCGTCAGTATTGCAGGAACGCATCAAGAAGAACTGGCAGTAGTTGTTGAAATTAATAAGAATTGCCCTGAATCTGAATTAGATGCGATTATTAGTGCAATCAAACAAATTATTCTCCAAGATCATTCATTATCAGTCCATCAAATTGCTCTTATAAATGAACGCAGTCTTCCTAAAACAACAAGTGGTAAAATAAGACGCCGACTGATTCAATCTCAACTCATGGATAAGCAACTTGTAACCAAATTACTATGGGTAATGGAAACTCCTGTAGCAGAAGAGATAAATCCCATCTCGAATAAGGAGGATACAGACAAGCAGCAAAATGAATCCCCTATCCCCTCAGAGTTTATCCAAAACCTTCGCCATACAATTCATGTAGAATTAAGCGATATGTTAAATATAGATAGTGTGATCATTGATGATAATAAAAATTTCGCTGAATTTGGGCTTGACTCTTTAATGGCAGTCGAATTAGAAGCTCGGTTGCAAAACCATTTAAAATCCCGCTGCCATTTAGCAGACGCCACTGTGGTCAATTATCCTACTATAAATTTGTTAATAGAACACATCCAAACACTCTTAAATAAATCAGGCTCTTTAGAGGAATCCGTATCAGCTCCATTTGCTTTTATCACTATTCCAGAACATTCCTTAAAGCCAAGAAGCGACGGATTAACTTCACTATTAGATACCGGAATGCATCTGATGGATACGGAGCAACTTCTTTTAATGGCAGCAGACTATATTGATGTCGTTAAATTAGGTTTTGGAACCTCCAAACTCTACCCAGAACCCATACTACGAAAAAAAATCGCTTTGTTAAAATCAGCAAACATCCATGTCTGCGCCGGAGGAACATTTTTTGAAGTAGCCCGTAGGCAAAATAAGATAGAAGAATATTTTAAAGAGTGTGTACGTTTGGGCTTTAATTGCCTGGAATTATCTGATGGTATGGCAGGTATCCCATTAGAAGAAAAAATCAACTTAATCTCTCGGGCAAAAAGCTATGGTTTTGTTGTTTTATCAGAAGTAGGCAGAAAAGACGTGCAACAGGACAGCTTATTAAGCCTTGAGGAACGCTTATTAGAAATTAAAGAGCAATTAAATGCAGGCGCCTGGAAAATTATTCTCGAAGCACGTGAATCAGGCACCACAGGCCTATTTAACACAGATACTTCGATTAAAACAGAAGATTTTGAACGTATTATAACCGAGACTAATCCTAAGGATTTACTATTTGAAGCCCCCATTAAACACCAACAAGCATGGTTAATTAATAAGCTAGGAGTTTCGGTAAATTTAGCCAATATTGCCCCAAAAGATGTATTGGCCTTAGAGGCACTCCGAGTTTCTTTAAGAGCAGATACCATTCCGAAGGAAGCACCATGA
- a CDS encoding DNA topoisomerase IB — protein sequence MKKNVGIQRKKQGRTFAYYDAKGKKITDSKILERIKLLAIPPAYTHVWISSNEKGHIQAVGRDNKNRKQYIYHASWVQVRQEKKFKSLLDFGYSLAHLREIINQEISKPPTLDKSQIICSILFLIDNYSVRIGNNTYAKQNKTYGVTTLRKKHLRYKKNSVYFEFLGKNKHPWNFEVTEKNLIQILKHCTDIPGYELFKYYNEQQHISVISSQDVNEYLHQVTQQSFTAKDFRTWIATREFFIRAISLLEIKNLKISLIKESMREVATLLGHTPSICKASYIHPQIFEWLKNGKLMQWKRKNQKNIQNKKPDELLLIWLEEIYRS from the coding sequence ATGAAAAAAAATGTCGGAATTCAACGAAAAAAACAAGGAAGAACCTTTGCTTATTACGATGCGAAAGGAAAAAAGATAACTGATTCAAAAATTTTGGAGCGTATCAAATTGCTGGCGATCCCTCCCGCTTATACGCATGTATGGATAAGTTCTAATGAGAAAGGACACATCCAGGCAGTAGGACGAGACAATAAAAACCGAAAACAGTATATTTACCATGCTTCGTGGGTGCAAGTAAGGCAAGAGAAAAAATTTAAATCATTATTGGATTTCGGTTATTCCCTTGCTCACTTAAGAGAAATAATCAATCAAGAAATCAGTAAACCGCCTACCCTTGATAAGAGCCAAATCATTTGTTCTATTCTTTTTCTAATAGATAATTATTCCGTAAGAATAGGAAATAACACTTATGCTAAGCAAAATAAAACCTATGGTGTGACTACACTGAGAAAAAAGCATCTTCGGTATAAAAAAAACTCCGTTTATTTTGAGTTTTTAGGAAAAAATAAGCATCCGTGGAACTTTGAAGTAACAGAAAAAAATCTCATTCAAATTTTAAAACATTGTACTGATATCCCAGGGTATGAGCTATTTAAATATTATAACGAACAACAACATATTTCAGTTATTTCATCGCAAGACGTTAATGAATATTTGCATCAAGTCACTCAACAATCTTTTACAGCCAAAGACTTCAGAACATGGATTGCGACAAGAGAGTTTTTTATTCGCGCTATTTCATTATTAGAAATAAAAAATTTAAAAATATCTCTTATTAAAGAAAGTATGCGCGAGGTTGCCACCTTGCTTGGACATACTCCGTCTATTTGCAAAGCCAGTTACATTCATCCCCAAATTTTTGAATGGTTAAAAAATGGCAAATTGATGCAATGGAAAAGAAAAAACCAAAAGAACATTCAAAACAAAAAACCTGATGAACTTCTGCTTATATGGTTGGAAGAAATTTATCGTTCATAA
- a CDS encoding aminotransferase class I/II-fold pyridoxal phosphate-dependent enzyme: MANKVDIFDKCYNENGNFAAQSKDDDNYLISPILQGPSGPHMQFQNKPMIVWTINDYLGLAQNTEIQEAGFNAVQNWSTTTPMGARLMSGNTMDHINLEKKLASLTQKEEAVLFIAGYLGVLGTITGLAGKGDTIVIDQYSHACMIDAAFLAQARTGVRIKPFKHNDMADLERQLKLASEENQGGILIVTEGIFGMRGDLANLPEICALKEKYKARLFLDDAHALGVLGNEGRGSGEYFNLQDQIDIYFGTFAKAFVSIGGFASGPREVISYLRLNSRPAIFSKAHPLVLIHAIDKATDLIIAGKEKRAKLWEIATALQTGLKKLGFDIGQTQTQITPIYIRGGDMKLAIEMLHILRDEYGIFVTAVSAPVVPQGTILFRLVPTAAHSLEDVEITLAAFQGMRDRLALN; encoded by the coding sequence ATGGCTAATAAGGTAGATATTTTTGATAAATGTTATAACGAGAATGGAAATTTTGCAGCGCAAAGCAAGGATGATGACAACTACTTAATCAGTCCTATCTTACAGGGTCCTTCTGGCCCACACATGCAATTTCAAAACAAACCCATGATAGTCTGGACTATTAATGATTATTTAGGTCTTGCACAAAACACTGAAATTCAGGAAGCCGGATTTAACGCAGTCCAAAATTGGAGTACAACAACCCCAATGGGTGCAAGACTGATGTCTGGCAACACCATGGATCATATCAATTTAGAAAAAAAACTGGCCTCCCTTACCCAAAAGGAAGAGGCGGTGTTATTTATTGCAGGCTATCTGGGAGTACTAGGCACCATTACTGGCTTGGCAGGAAAAGGGGATACGATCGTTATTGATCAATATTCCCATGCCTGCATGATTGATGCAGCCTTTCTGGCTCAGGCCCGCACCGGTGTGCGTATCAAACCATTCAAACATAATGATATGGCCGATTTGGAACGGCAGTTAAAATTAGCATCAGAAGAAAATCAAGGTGGAATTTTAATAGTTACTGAGGGAATTTTCGGTATGCGCGGCGATCTGGCAAATCTACCTGAAATCTGCGCATTGAAAGAAAAATACAAAGCTCGCCTCTTTCTCGATGATGCCCATGCGTTAGGTGTGCTTGGCAATGAAGGTCGAGGAAGTGGAGAATATTTTAATCTACAAGATCAAATTGATATTTATTTCGGTACTTTTGCTAAAGCATTTGTTTCCATAGGTGGTTTTGCTAGTGGCCCGCGTGAAGTAATTTCCTATCTGCGCCTTAACTCAAGGCCCGCTATTTTTTCTAAGGCCCATCCATTAGTACTTATTCATGCAATTGATAAAGCAACCGATCTGATCATTGCCGGTAAAGAAAAACGTGCAAAATTATGGGAAATAGCTACCGCATTGCAAACCGGATTAAAAAAACTGGGCTTTGATATAGGCCAAACTCAAACCCAGATTACCCCAATTTATATTCGTGGTGGAGATATGAAACTGGCGATTGAGATGTTACATATTTTACGGGATGAATACGGTATTTTTGTAACTGCAGTATCCGCTCCAGTTGTTCCTCAAGGAACCATTCTGTTCCGGCTGGTTCCTACTGCCGCACACAGCCTCGAAGATGTTGAAATCACACTGGCTGCGTTTCAAGGTATGCGTGATCGGTTAGCGCTCAATTAA
- a CDS encoding 7-cyano-7-deazaguanine/7-aminomethyl-7-deazaguanine transporter, with product MPHTTSLLKRLTVCHVFLITISNILVQYPFELFSYDTTWGAFTYPFIFILTDLTTRLSNAKTSRNIIFISMLPGLLISYFIASSLEVMGDLNWDNVFTLHYMPLRIALACFVAYAIGQLIDVFIFQRLRNSSSWWIAPAVSTTIGNIIDTLLFFTIAFYHSNNPFLNQHWPEIAMVDVCFKIIISLLAFVPVYGFVLHFFNIRNKNTATA from the coding sequence ATTCCGCATACAACGTCACTGCTTAAGCGTCTTACTGTCTGCCATGTTTTTTTAATAACCATCAGTAATATCTTAGTGCAATACCCTTTTGAGCTTTTTAGCTATGACACGACCTGGGGTGCGTTTACTTATCCGTTCATTTTTATTTTGACCGATCTAACTACTCGGCTTTCTAATGCTAAAACCTCTCGAAATATTATTTTTATCAGTATGCTCCCTGGACTGCTCATTTCTTATTTTATAGCCAGCTCTCTTGAAGTTATGGGAGACTTAAATTGGGATAATGTGTTCACTTTACACTACATGCCATTGCGGATTGCCTTAGCATGCTTTGTTGCTTATGCCATTGGGCAGCTAATAGATGTCTTTATTTTTCAGCGTTTGCGTAATAGCTCCTCTTGGTGGATTGCTCCGGCTGTTTCAACTACGATAGGTAATATAATAGATACGCTTTTGTTTTTTACGATCGCGTTTTATCACAGTAACAATCCTTTTTTAAACCAACATTGGCCGGAAATAGCGATGGTTGATGTTTGTTTTAAAATTATCATTAGCCTGTTAGCCTTTGTCCCAGTATATGGCTTTGTGTTACACTTTTTTAATATAAGAAATAAAAATACAGCTACGGCATAA
- a CDS encoding LysE family translocator: protein MINLIFYGLIIGILASAPIGPIAVLCVQRSLNLGFKAGFITGLGSALADGVFGLITACGLTFISNQLTIYQTQLQCLGGFILLYLGIKQYLKNPKTPHIKEHQHSSWHFLIEAFLLSLSNSAALLLFFAVLAALGLDHLNLNVLGGSILIVSIILGSSLVWLTLSAAIAFILKKHITTDALRMINFVFGSAFLILGVVILVKLVAF from the coding sequence ATGATTAATTTAATTTTTTATGGCTTAATAATAGGCATTCTTGCCTCTGCACCTATAGGCCCTATAGCTGTCTTATGTGTTCAGCGTTCTCTAAACTTAGGGTTTAAAGCAGGTTTTATTACCGGTTTAGGCTCAGCATTGGCTGACGGAGTTTTTGGTTTAATTACAGCTTGTGGGCTTACGTTCATCTCAAATCAATTAACAATATATCAAACACAATTACAATGCCTTGGTGGTTTTATCTTATTATATCTTGGAATCAAACAATATTTAAAAAATCCTAAAACCCCTCATATAAAAGAGCATCAACACTCATCCTGGCATTTTTTGATTGAGGCTTTTCTGCTGTCTCTTTCTAATTCAGCAGCCCTGCTCTTATTTTTCGCCGTATTAGCCGCCCTAGGATTAGACCATCTGAACCTGAATGTGCTTGGTGGCAGCATCTTGATCGTGAGTATTATACTCGGCTCATCTCTGGTTTGGTTAACACTAAGTGCTGCCATCGCGTTCATTTTAAAAAAGCACATTACTACCGATGCACTGCGCATGATTAACTTTGTTTTTGGCTCTGCTTTTCTTATTCTCGGTGTTGTCATCTTAGTAAAGCTTGTTGCATTCTAG